Proteins from a genomic interval of Paenibacillus sp. RC334:
- a CDS encoding uroporphyrinogen-III synthase, translated as MAQRMAGKRVALAGPRKADEMAMLVAKMGGEPVQRPAQGTVFLDDIELRNAVVSWVKRPPDWNIFTTGMGLDALFDMAEDMGVAEQIMELLLGSNIAARGYKTVNGLKKRGFTPDVRDEDGSLTGLTRAFAPYDLKGKEVLLQLHGDPAPRLVKWLDEQGAVTRQVLPYKHIPPEEANLQALLADIVNRNVDAVTFTSGPQIRFLAQYARDQKQMEDVLEAFRQDVIAVSVGKVTAQSILEEGIERIVFPVEERMGAMMVELGRYFEHSASVHGCGLEVVN; from the coding sequence ATGGCACAACGCATGGCAGGCAAGAGAGTTGCTCTTGCCGGTCCCCGTAAAGCAGACGAAATGGCAATGCTGGTTGCAAAAATGGGAGGCGAGCCAGTGCAGCGTCCGGCCCAGGGCACGGTTTTTCTGGATGATATTGAGCTGCGCAATGCGGTTGTATCGTGGGTGAAGCGGCCGCCGGACTGGAACATTTTTACGACAGGTATGGGGCTGGACGCGCTGTTCGATATGGCGGAGGATATGGGCGTGGCGGAACAGATTATGGAGCTGCTGCTAGGCTCAAATATTGCGGCGCGGGGCTACAAGACGGTCAATGGACTCAAAAAGCGTGGCTTCACGCCAGATGTACGAGACGAGGATGGAAGCTTGACCGGGTTAACGCGTGCTTTTGCGCCGTATGATCTGAAGGGGAAGGAAGTGCTGTTGCAGCTGCATGGTGATCCGGCCCCACGGCTGGTGAAGTGGCTGGACGAGCAGGGGGCAGTAACCCGGCAGGTGCTTCCTTACAAGCATATTCCACCAGAGGAAGCGAATTTGCAAGCGTTGCTGGCGGATATCGTGAATCGTAATGTTGATGCTGTTACGTTCACCAGCGGTCCACAGATCCGCTTTTTGGCTCAATATGCGAGGGACCAGAAGCAGATGGAAGACGTGCTGGAAGCTTTTCGCCAGGATGTGATCGCTGTGTCGGTAGGCAAGGTGACGGCGCAGTCCATTTTGGAGGAAGGGATTGAACGGATTGTGTTTCCGGTGGAGGAACGAATGGGCGCTATGATGGTGGAGCTGGG
- a CDS encoding endospore germination permease, translating into MKQFTTRQIVLLGMLMEVSITIVHAPTQAADYAHQHAYWTCAIAAIVICLPIWAMLKLKRRFPDQDLLQAIVSSHPVLGRMLLVVYIILFLIIFARDLRIITDLVGIVLLPLTPIVVISLIMLLTLTFMAKGGISTIVNMAEIFVPLSVLTMLTMPLVFGRNMDFSALRPILHPDVNGVIKGSWRMLGYMADIMLLPFVISGKSYGPRSAWLGHLTGTAFMIIMVLLEELVIGVPILSRLFYPSYELARQLQLTDFLDRFDLFVAALTVPTLLTKIGVDLYVTSLAVKRMFAHTRGSLMVWPVGLLGYVCSFMLFSNIVQIYDFSREWTMVMIIFFVFMPFVLWLLLRPKPEEYNEYHKPSGEKQDSTSQQESQQESQQASRTEQANL; encoded by the coding sequence ATGAAGCAATTCACAACCAGACAAATCGTGCTGCTTGGTATGTTGATGGAGGTCAGTATTACCATTGTGCATGCTCCGACGCAGGCAGCAGATTACGCGCATCAGCATGCCTATTGGACCTGTGCGATTGCTGCCATCGTAATATGCTTGCCGATCTGGGCGATGTTGAAGCTTAAGCGGCGTTTTCCGGATCAGGATCTGCTACAGGCCATAGTCAGCTCTCACCCCGTGCTAGGGCGTATGCTGCTTGTGGTTTATATTATTTTATTCCTGATCATTTTTGCACGAGATCTGAGAATTATTACCGATCTGGTTGGAATTGTACTTTTGCCGCTGACTCCGATTGTCGTCATATCCCTTATTATGCTGCTGACCTTAACGTTCATGGCTAAGGGCGGTATAAGCACGATTGTGAATATGGCGGAGATTTTTGTACCGTTGTCGGTTCTGACGATGCTGACGATGCCGCTTGTTTTCGGGCGTAATATGGATTTTTCGGCACTGAGACCGATTTTGCACCCGGATGTAAATGGAGTTATCAAAGGTAGCTGGCGTATGCTCGGATATATGGCAGATATTATGCTGCTGCCTTTTGTGATTTCGGGAAAAAGCTATGGTCCCCGGAGCGCGTGGCTAGGACATTTGACCGGAACCGCTTTTATGATCATCATGGTGCTGCTGGAGGAGCTGGTTATTGGAGTTCCTATCTTGTCGCGGCTGTTTTATCCATCGTATGAACTGGCGCGTCAGTTGCAGTTAACCGACTTTCTGGATCGGTTCGACTTGTTTGTGGCTGCACTGACTGTACCAACCCTGCTTACAAAGATTGGTGTTGATCTGTACGTTACCAGTTTGGCGGTAAAGCGCATGTTTGCCCATACACGGGGGAGTCTGATGGTTTGGCCCGTAGGCTTGTTGGGTTATGTCTGTTCCTTTATGCTGTTTTCTAATATCGTCCAAATTTATGATTTTAGCCGGGAGTGGACGATGGTGATGATTATTTTCTTTGTCTTCATGCCTTTTGTGCTATGGCTGCTGCTCCGACCCAAGCCTGAAGAATATAACGAATATCATAAGCCATCTGGAGAGAAGCAGGATAGCACAAGCCAGCAAGAAAGCCAGCAAGAAAGCCAGCAGGCAAGCAGAACAGAACAAGCTAACTTATAA
- a CDS encoding Ger(x)C family spore germination protein translates to MVMKKPKESDAGKVRKAAVLSCLLLCSVLLGGCWDRREVNDVAFVMGTGLDKEGDQYRVTMQIALPGQLGSSGSTGGGGGTSGTKSYYLESKIGPSFRGASTEEQRGVSRTLNYSHRRVLLFGEALAREGISKMMDVLARIPQNRLSSLVVITKGSTLEVLQADAPIEQYPAEMVRELNYSYMKKPRSIKLLMNSILMDGIDPAVPVMSLVKNGPANIKDKKTNIQVDGLAVFRKDRVTGIIDNHLSRFLLLGMEQAKDTEIFIPPPKGAGYISVHLIENNVHIKPHIQGDDIRMTIRLNCNGNVREDETTFDISNGENLKWLEQQVAEEIKKELGEAVRVIQQKYHSDILGFGRAIIMSRPDEWKRIKPRWEQLYPKVEVTINPIVHIENIGAVTKPFGIKKEDIQNE, encoded by the coding sequence ATGGTAATGAAGAAGCCCAAAGAGTCTGATGCAGGGAAAGTACGTAAAGCGGCTGTGCTCAGCTGTTTGCTGCTTTGTTCTGTTCTTTTGGGTGGATGCTGGGATCGCCGTGAAGTGAACGATGTAGCCTTTGTAATGGGGACCGGGTTGGATAAGGAAGGGGATCAATACCGTGTAACGATGCAAATTGCTCTTCCCGGACAACTCGGATCTTCGGGAAGCACAGGAGGCGGTGGAGGTACTAGTGGAACGAAATCCTATTATCTGGAGTCCAAGATAGGTCCAAGCTTCCGGGGAGCAAGCACTGAGGAACAGCGAGGGGTTTCACGAACGCTGAATTATTCCCATCGGCGGGTGCTATTATTCGGCGAGGCACTGGCACGTGAGGGGATCAGCAAAATGATGGATGTGCTGGCGCGTATTCCGCAGAACCGTCTGTCTTCGCTGGTCGTCATAACGAAGGGCTCGACGCTGGAAGTGCTTCAGGCGGATGCCCCGATTGAGCAATATCCAGCAGAGATGGTGCGTGAGCTTAATTACTCATATATGAAAAAACCTCGCTCCATTAAATTGCTGATGAATTCAATCCTGATGGATGGTATTGACCCGGCTGTGCCAGTGATGTCTCTCGTAAAAAATGGTCCCGCCAACATAAAGGACAAGAAGACGAATATTCAGGTGGATGGGCTGGCTGTATTTCGCAAAGACAGGGTAACGGGGATTATAGATAACCATCTAAGCCGGTTTCTGCTATTGGGTATGGAGCAGGCTAAGGATACGGAGATATTCATCCCCCCTCCTAAAGGTGCTGGTTATATATCCGTTCATCTCATCGAAAATAACGTCCATATCAAGCCTCATATTCAGGGGGATGATATTCGAATGACCATTCGTCTGAACTGCAACGGGAATGTAAGAGAGGATGAGACCACTTTCGATATATCCAATGGGGAAAATTTGAAGTGGCTGGAGCAGCAGGTTGCCGAAGAGATCAAGAAAGAGCTGGGTGAGGCTGTCCGGGTTATTCAGCAAAAATATCATTCAGACATACTTGGCTTTGGCCGGGCTATCATTATGAGTCGTCCAGATGAATGGAAACGGATTAAACCTCGATGGGAGCAATTGTATCCCAAGGTGGAGGTCACCATAAATCCGATCGTGCATATTGAGAATATCGGTGCGGTCACCAAACCATTCGGGATCAAAAAGGAGGACATCCAAAATGAATAA
- a CDS encoding spore germination protein has product MKKVHFPKLPRLPWSRRTIPAADRKTRNYDALKGLPEPSWLEQPLRSSLEDNLTALRDIFKDCSDIVYRELMISPERKGMLAYIEGTVKSEDLQDHILRPFILGMMLNDPEVNGTLDPLDETRISMSQTKTMDQWKMVSAAILDGNAALFVDGKSRAYIFSAKGGVRRGVEEPQTEAVIRGPREGFTETLRVNTALLRFKLKTPKLKMHSMTMGTETQTGVVLTYIEGIIDPKLVEDVKKRLSDIEIDGVLETGYIEELIEDHPFSPFPEMEYTERPDTVTAQLLEGRFAIFVDGTPFALIGPVTMWQMMQASEDYYERFFISNMVRWIRFLFLILALFLPALYVAVTTYHHDMLPTTLILSIAAARESIPFPALVEALIMEISFEALREAGIRLPKTVGQAVSILGALVIGQASVQAGIVSAPVVIIVSLTGIASFTIPRFNFAITVRMLRFPIMLMAGVFGLFGIIIATTLLATHLTKLTSFGVPYMSGYSPYNHMDQKDIVVRAPWWKMTKRPSWIGKGNNKRAKGNMNGSPTTEEGW; this is encoded by the coding sequence ATGAAGAAAGTTCACTTTCCCAAGCTGCCGAGATTACCGTGGAGCCGGCGCACGATTCCGGCTGCAGATCGCAAGACACGAAATTACGATGCTCTTAAAGGACTGCCTGAACCATCATGGCTGGAACAGCCGTTACGGAGCAGTCTGGAAGACAATTTGACTGCTTTGCGTGATATTTTCAAGGATTGCTCTGATATCGTCTATCGAGAGCTGATGATTTCCCCTGAACGCAAAGGGATGTTGGCTTATATTGAAGGCACGGTGAAATCGGAGGATTTGCAGGATCATATCCTGCGACCTTTCATTTTGGGCATGATGCTTAACGACCCCGAGGTAAACGGAACATTAGATCCGCTGGATGAAACTCGGATTTCCATGTCCCAGACCAAAACGATGGATCAATGGAAAATGGTCTCGGCGGCGATACTGGACGGCAATGCCGCCTTGTTCGTAGACGGTAAGTCTCGTGCGTATATCTTCAGTGCTAAGGGAGGCGTCCGCCGTGGCGTGGAGGAGCCTCAGACCGAGGCGGTTATTCGTGGGCCGCGTGAAGGATTTACCGAGACCCTTCGTGTAAATACCGCTTTGCTGCGATTCAAGCTGAAGACCCCCAAGCTCAAGATGCACAGCATGACCATGGGAACAGAAACCCAAACAGGTGTTGTACTTACCTATATTGAGGGCATCATAGATCCGAAGCTGGTGGAGGATGTGAAAAAAAGGCTTAGCGATATCGAAATAGATGGTGTGCTGGAGACAGGATACATTGAGGAACTGATTGAGGATCACCCGTTTTCACCGTTTCCGGAAATGGAATACACGGAACGTCCGGATACGGTTACCGCGCAATTGCTGGAAGGACGTTTTGCCATTTTTGTGGACGGTACGCCCTTTGCCCTGATTGGGCCAGTCACGATGTGGCAGATGATGCAAGCGAGCGAAGACTATTACGAGCGTTTTTTCATCAGTAACATGGTGCGCTGGATTCGGTTTCTTTTTCTCATATTAGCCCTCTTTTTACCTGCATTATATGTAGCGGTCACGACCTATCATCATGATATGCTGCCGACGACACTCATCCTGAGCATTGCGGCGGCGCGTGAATCTATCCCTTTCCCCGCCTTGGTGGAAGCATTGATTATGGAGATTTCCTTTGAGGCGTTACGGGAAGCGGGGATTCGTCTCCCCAAAACGGTCGGCCAGGCTGTCAGTATCCTCGGTGCACTTGTTATCGGTCAAGCCTCTGTACAGGCGGGAATTGTGTCGGCACCGGTGGTTATTATCGTGTCGCTCACAGGTATTGCGTCGTTTACTATTCCGCGTTTTAACTTTGCTATTACGGTCCGCATGTTACGGTTCCCGATTATGCTGATGGCAGGTGTGTTCGGGCTGTTTGGAATCATTATCGCGACCACACTGCTCGCTACACATTTAACCAAGCTAACGTCGTTTGGTGTGCCTTACATGAGCGGGTATAGCCCATACAATCACATGGACCAAAAGGATATCGTCGTTCGTGCGCCATGGTGGAAAATGACCAAACGTCCTTCCTGGATTGGAAAAGGTAACAACAAACGAGCGAAGGGAAACATGAATGGATCGCCCACAACCGAGGAGGGATGGTAA
- a CDS encoding pirin family protein yields the protein MFTIYPAASRFSFDKGWLRGSHSFSFAEYQDDNNTEFGPMRVCNDDVIAPGRGFGAHPHSDMEIVSIVLYGELRHEDNRGHVAVTNFGGIQRMSAGHGIIHTEHNASQTEDVSLLQLWFSPLTRGLEPSYEATAFNPDRLHGQLLPVVAGKRVPGTDGEIAAINQDLTIYLSKLQTGERVEFTQSEGRRVFLFVIEGSLRVNGEHMLNGRDSARIEQEPKLSLEAQEPVFYMLIDLP from the coding sequence ATGTTCACAATATATCCGGCTGCTTCCCGATTCAGCTTCGATAAGGGATGGCTGCGGGGCAGTCACAGCTTTTCATTCGCGGAATATCAGGATGATAACAATACAGAGTTTGGTCCCATGCGTGTCTGTAATGACGACGTGATCGCACCGGGACGAGGCTTTGGGGCGCATCCGCATAGTGATATGGAGATTGTCTCTATTGTGCTGTACGGCGAGCTGCGTCATGAGGACAACCGTGGACATGTGGCGGTGACGAATTTTGGAGGTATCCAGCGGATGTCCGCAGGCCACGGGATCATCCATACGGAGCACAACGCTTCGCAAACAGAGGATGTCAGTCTGCTGCAATTGTGGTTTAGCCCGCTTACGAGAGGACTGGAACCGTCGTATGAAGCTACTGCGTTCAACCCGGATCGTTTGCATGGTCAGCTTCTGCCTGTTGTTGCCGGGAAGCGTGTTCCGGGCACGGATGGCGAAATAGCTGCGATTAATCAGGATTTGACGATTTATTTAAGCAAGCTTCAGACCGGAGAGCGTGTGGAATTCACACAGTCCGAGGGGCGACGCGTGTTCTTGTTTGTTATCGAAGGCTCACTGCGTGTGAACGGTGAACATATGCTGAACGGGCGCGATTCGGCCCGCATTGAGCAGGAGCCGAAGCTGTCGCTGGAGGCACAGGAGCCTGTCTTTTATATGCTGATTGATTTGCCCTAA
- a CDS encoding LysR family transcriptional regulator, producing MDLNDLNIFQTVAAHGSVSKAAAELSYVQSNVTARIKLLEKELQTPLFYRHKRGMILNAEGKRLLQYTKSILSQFEEMKHAFQSTSAPSGVLEIGIVETVIALPAILHAYYSKYPDVELSLKAGVTEHLVQEVAEMRLDGAFVTGPVKHPLIEQLDVFQEKLVLVSQGDDFSVEDVTTRPLLLYKKGCGYRGRLETWLKMEGIIPKQIMEFGTFETIIGSVAAGIGMTVFPESSISGLAARGLVHCHAMPEPYNEVTTVFIRRKEAYVTSTLQSFMDEIIAQTGA from the coding sequence GTGGATCTGAACGACTTAAACATTTTCCAGACGGTGGCTGCTCATGGCAGTGTCAGCAAGGCGGCAGCCGAGCTTAGCTATGTCCAGTCCAATGTAACGGCCAGAATCAAGCTACTGGAAAAGGAGCTGCAAACGCCTTTATTTTATAGACATAAGCGGGGCATGATCCTCAACGCGGAGGGCAAGCGTCTGTTGCAATATACGAAAAGCATTTTGTCGCAATTCGAGGAAATGAAACATGCGTTTCAGAGTACCTCAGCGCCCTCGGGGGTGTTGGAGATAGGAATCGTGGAGACAGTGATCGCTCTCCCGGCGATTTTACATGCTTACTATAGCAAGTACCCGGATGTCGAGCTGTCCCTCAAGGCAGGGGTTACGGAGCACCTGGTACAGGAGGTTGCGGAGATGAGGCTGGATGGTGCCTTTGTGACCGGACCGGTGAAGCATCCCCTCATTGAACAGTTGGATGTGTTTCAGGAAAAGCTGGTCCTTGTTTCCCAAGGAGATGACTTTTCCGTTGAGGATGTAACGACCCGTCCGCTCCTTTTATATAAAAAAGGCTGCGGCTACCGTGGGCGGCTGGAAACCTGGCTCAAGATGGAGGGCATTATTCCCAAGCAGATTATGGAGTTTGGAACATTCGAGACGATTATCGGCAGTGTGGCGGCTGGCATTGGAATGACGGTTTTTCCTGAATCCTCGATCAGCGGGCTGGCTGCCCGGGGTCTGGTGCATTGTCATGCAATGCCTGAGCCGTACAACGAAGTGACAACGGTATTTATCCGTCGTAAGGAAGCCTATGTGACCAGTACCTTGCAGTCTTTTATGGATGAAATTATCGCCCAGACGGGGGCATAG
- a CDS encoding DMT family transporter, which produces MNRQIMTGSLLCLIASMSWGAMFPVSHIALQQVNPLYFSFLRYFSVTLILIVLLWLKEGRAAFRFEGKGKTLLFFGTMGFTIYNMAVFQGQHAMGAAGTIVASIMEVLMPMISIAMIWVMTRKMPPKYTLISMMIALAGAVLVITNGKWTFFTLAGQHLLPLLLIFAGVIGWVVYSMGGSHFAGWSTLRYSTLTCLLGTLVSFVVVTTASAFNWVAVPDWQHVWSVKYEMSFMILLPGLAALLSWNAGIRMLSPLNGILFINFVPITTLVLMYFQGYTISHFELYGTLLVIFALLLNNMVQRSSLRTSDSPRRMRFRLDRRKSFQR; this is translated from the coding sequence ATGAATAGACAAATCATGACCGGATCTTTATTGTGCCTGATCGCCAGTATGTCCTGGGGGGCCATGTTTCCGGTTTCGCACATTGCATTGCAACAAGTCAATCCGCTGTACTTTTCATTTTTACGTTATTTTTCGGTTACGCTCATACTGATCGTGCTATTGTGGCTCAAAGAGGGACGTGCTGCTTTTCGCTTTGAGGGCAAGGGCAAGACATTGCTGTTCTTTGGTACGATGGGATTTACCATTTATAATATGGCCGTTTTCCAGGGACAGCACGCGATGGGTGCAGCAGGTACCATTGTAGCTTCTATTATGGAAGTGCTGATGCCGATGATTTCGATTGCGATGATATGGGTCATGACCCGTAAAATGCCGCCAAAATACACACTGATCAGTATGATGATCGCACTGGCTGGAGCTGTACTCGTGATTACAAACGGAAAATGGACCTTTTTCACACTCGCCGGACAGCATTTGCTGCCGCTGCTGCTCATTTTCGCAGGGGTGATTGGGTGGGTCGTGTATTCCATGGGAGGCAGCCATTTTGCAGGGTGGTCCACTCTTCGATACTCTACCTTAACCTGCCTGCTCGGAACTCTGGTTTCCTTTGTAGTCGTCACAACCGCCTCCGCCTTCAACTGGGTTGCGGTACCAGACTGGCAGCATGTATGGTCGGTCAAATATGAAATGAGCTTTATGATCCTGCTTCCGGGGCTGGCAGCCTTGCTGAGCTGGAATGCCGGAATCCGAATGCTGTCACCACTGAACGGAATTTTGTTTATTAACTTTGTACCGATTACCACACTGGTGCTTATGTATTTCCAAGGCTATACCATCAGCCATTTTGAACTGTACGGGACATTGCTGGTCATTTTCGCGCTGCTGCTCAACAATATGGTTCAGAGAAGTTCTCTACGCACTTCCGACAGTCCGCGCCGCATGCGTTTTCGGCTGGATCGTCGCAAGTCATTCCAAAGATAA
- a CDS encoding methyl-accepting chemotaxis protein — MEKMRKRKTIWTLRNKLILGFLLVLLLPSLSISIATYKSSFNAMEKQLYSSANQGVATANSIIEYAIASKIKDASYLAERLDRSMIDGRNSPLIQPELIQYKGLHEDANDIFVGTTEGLMIRGVPKENEGTFDPRKRPWYIEAMKQPGKVMITPVIINSSGIPVVVVSQTLSDQSGVLGISLNLESVRKLASIKVGQEGYIVIMDHTKKFVVHPTAKPGTSSQESFINTMYTASSGNFNYVHDNHEKYLTYVTNEDTGWKIAGTFHQSEISDATAAMRYVTIFVLAASLVIALVAIFLITRSVLVPIRRLQKSAERISEGDLTGDLETGKTDEVGELSSHFQTMVDSLRTMIRSVHETTDRVGSSAEELAAGADQTTKAIEHVTIAIQDVAVGSERQVQSVKYGSGRMEELARQAENVSERMMGVSENVKRNAESAQEGSKAATQAVQKMHDIDETVNDLGQAMDSLSERSGEIVNIISVISGIAKQTNLLALNASIEAARAGDHGKGFAVVATEVRKLAEESAKSATLISQRIDAMQVDMNHALTAMHQARTRVTEGIDSVSTSEQSFAEISHAVERAMEHINDITGVTQEMARGASGVVSIMSDISHISNEAAGNTESISAAAEQQLASIEEIASSSADLSQMAEELRELVGRFQVEGKDQ; from the coding sequence ATGGAAAAAATGCGAAAGAGAAAAACCATTTGGACACTCAGGAACAAGCTGATTTTAGGATTTTTACTTGTTTTGTTGTTACCAAGCTTAAGTATATCTATCGCGACCTATAAATCATCATTTAATGCTATGGAGAAACAGCTCTACAGCAGTGCAAATCAGGGGGTAGCGACGGCCAACTCAATTATTGAATATGCAATCGCCAGTAAAATTAAAGATGCGAGTTATTTGGCGGAGCGCCTCGACAGATCGATGATTGACGGTCGAAATAGTCCGTTGATTCAGCCTGAGCTGATCCAATACAAAGGCTTACACGAAGATGCGAACGATATTTTTGTCGGTACAACAGAGGGCTTGATGATTCGCGGCGTACCCAAGGAGAACGAAGGTACATTTGATCCCCGCAAACGACCATGGTACATCGAAGCGATGAAGCAGCCCGGTAAGGTGATGATCACCCCTGTCATCATCAATTCTTCGGGTATTCCTGTTGTCGTGGTATCTCAAACGCTCTCCGACCAGTCCGGTGTTCTCGGAATCTCTCTGAATCTGGAAAGTGTACGTAAGCTGGCTTCCATCAAAGTGGGGCAGGAAGGGTATATCGTCATTATGGACCATACGAAAAAATTTGTGGTCCATCCTACGGCTAAACCGGGTACATCTTCTCAGGAAAGCTTTATTAATACGATGTACACTGCGTCGAGCGGAAACTTTAACTACGTGCATGATAATCATGAGAAATATTTGACCTATGTAACGAATGAGGATACCGGCTGGAAAATTGCAGGAACCTTCCATCAATCTGAAATTAGCGATGCCACCGCTGCCATGCGTTACGTAACTATTTTCGTGCTGGCAGCCTCGTTGGTGATTGCGCTTGTTGCGATTTTCCTGATCACCCGTTCGGTTCTGGTGCCGATCCGCAGGCTGCAAAAATCGGCAGAGCGAATCAGTGAAGGAGATTTGACGGGAGATCTGGAAACCGGAAAAACAGATGAGGTTGGCGAGTTATCTTCCCATTTTCAAACGATGGTGGACAGTTTACGTACGATGATTCGAAGCGTACACGAAACAACAGATCGGGTAGGTTCCTCGGCAGAGGAGCTGGCTGCGGGTGCAGATCAGACGACCAAAGCCATCGAGCATGTCACCATTGCTATTCAGGATGTAGCCGTAGGCAGCGAACGTCAGGTTCAGAGTGTAAAATATGGCTCCGGGCGTATGGAGGAGCTTGCCCGGCAGGCTGAGAATGTATCCGAGCGAATGATGGGCGTATCTGAGAATGTGAAGCGAAATGCCGAGTCAGCTCAAGAGGGCAGCAAGGCAGCTACGCAAGCTGTACAGAAGATGCATGACATCGACGAGACGGTTAATGATCTGGGACAGGCGATGGATTCTCTTAGCGAGCGCTCCGGTGAAATTGTGAATATTATCAGCGTTATATCCGGAATTGCTAAACAGACGAATCTGCTGGCACTAAACGCGTCCATTGAGGCGGCACGCGCCGGGGATCATGGTAAAGGGTTTGCTGTGGTTGCGACAGAGGTACGTAAGCTGGCCGAGGAATCGGCCAAATCGGCTACCTTGATTTCGCAGCGTATTGATGCGATGCAGGTGGATATGAACCATGCTTTGACAGCTATGCACCAAGCACGGACACGAGTTACGGAAGGAATTGATTCGGTAAGCACGTCGGAGCAATCCTTTGCAGAAATTAGCCATGCCGTGGAACGAGCGATGGAGCATATCAATGACATTACCGGAGTGACACAGGAAATGGCTCGGGGTGCGTCAGGTGTCGTGAGTATTATGAGCGATATTTCCCATATTTCGAACGAGGCAGCGGGCAACACGGAGTCGATCTCAGCCGCCGCTGAGCAGCAGCTCGCTTCTATTGAGGAAATTGCTTCTTCCTCAGCGGACCTAAGCCAAATGGCAGAGGAACTGCGCGAACTGGTCGGACGTTTCCAAGTAGAAGGAAAAGATCAATAA
- a CDS encoding DoxX family protein, with product MNQTLTNIGLLLVRIFTGVIFIVHGSQKFQGLDGTSGFFQSIGLPGWLAPVVATVELVGGIALVLGMGTRLAGAALTIVMIGVLLTAKKGQPFGSIEFDLLVLFASLQQALVGARFLSLDQLFSRKKHESSNVQV from the coding sequence ATGAATCAAACACTTACGAATATTGGATTACTGTTGGTACGAATCTTTACAGGGGTTATTTTTATTGTTCACGGTTCACAAAAATTTCAGGGATTAGACGGTACCTCAGGTTTCTTCCAAAGTATCGGACTTCCTGGATGGTTGGCTCCTGTGGTCGCTACAGTTGAGCTAGTTGGCGGTATTGCGCTTGTCCTGGGCATGGGGACACGACTCGCCGGGGCAGCATTGACCATCGTTATGATCGGTGTATTGCTGACTGCTAAAAAAGGACAGCCCTTTGGCTCGATTGAATTTGATCTTCTGGTTCTGTTCGCCAGTCTCCAGCAAGCGTTGGTTGGCGCACGTTTTCTTTCGCTGGATCAGTTGTTCAGCCGTAAAAAGCATGAAAGCAGTAACGTACAGGTCTAA
- a CDS encoding M56 family metallopeptidase gives MWKTRSKLLFTAGAFISGFALIQMGMYAGQHIFGWKLDFNVFQICRSLLQNYGIGYMVDALSGLVFLTFGIAGVEAIRQCMATRAAFRRLRRMRDLPLTEALGERYRELGADRIWVIDYAKPAAFTMGLWKPRIVLSSALLSLLDKYEEEAVIYHEAYHMKHYDPLKTWLLQMCATLLFYLPVLRHITNHYKIAREILADNEAIKRTGSPMGIGSALLKLLRMTPANAHLVNSAACSSFAETSINYRISRILDPQQEPVIQLPWRSIMLSSYVLVMLTLMFALALM, from the coding sequence ATGTGGAAAACACGTTCTAAATTACTGTTTACAGCAGGCGCCTTTATTTCGGGTTTCGCCCTTATACAGATGGGTATGTACGCCGGGCAGCATATTTTCGGCTGGAAATTGGATTTTAACGTGTTTCAGATTTGTAGAAGTCTGTTGCAGAACTATGGAATTGGCTACATGGTGGATGCCCTCAGTGGACTCGTCTTTCTCACCTTTGGGATTGCCGGGGTAGAAGCGATACGGCAGTGTATGGCTACAAGGGCGGCTTTCCGCAGACTGCGCCGGATGCGTGACCTGCCGCTGACGGAGGCACTGGGTGAACGATATCGTGAACTGGGAGCCGACCGGATTTGGGTCATTGATTATGCCAAGCCTGCCGCTTTCACCATGGGATTATGGAAGCCTCGCATTGTATTATCCTCCGCATTGCTGTCCCTACTGGACAAGTACGAGGAAGAGGCTGTCATATACCATGAAGCGTATCATATGAAGCATTATGATCCATTAAAGACATGGTTGCTGCAAATGTGCGCCACATTGCTGTTCTACTTGCCGGTGCTGCGTCATATTACCAACCATTATAAGATAGCCCGTGAAATTTTGGCTGACAATGAAGCAATTAAACGCACAGGTTCACCAATGGGAATTGGAAGTGCATTGCTCAAACTGCTGAGAATGACGCCCGCGAATGCCCATCTGGTGAATTCCGCCGCTTGTTCCTCTTTTGCAGAAACGTCCATTAATTATCGGATCTCACGTATTCTAGACCCTCAGCAAGAGCCGGTAATCCAATTGCCCTGGCGTTCGATTATGTTATCCAGCTATGTGCTAGTGATGCTGACGCTTATGTTTGCCCTGGCGTTAATGTAG